GACCGACCTTTATGCCAAATAACAGAGATAGTATTCATGAGATATAATGTTGATTTGCTGACATTTTTCCTTTGGTGGTTATATGCATGTGTGACAGATAATCGTCGAGAGAAATCTTTAGGACTTCTTACTCAGAATTTCATCAAGCTCTTTATTTGCTCTCAAGTAAGTGAGAAAGCTAGAGATTTGTTTTTACCTACTAAGAGTTTCCATTGAGTTACTTTATTTATATTCTTCTGAATGTATAGGCTACAATCATCTCCCTCGACGAGGCTGCAAAGTTACTGCTTGGAGATGCCCACAATACATCTATAATGAGAAGTAATTACCTTAGTTCTCTTTTTTTGTGGCTTTTAAACTCTTTTTGTTTATGTTTGCATACTCACTTGAGATAATTGATTACTCTTTCTGTAGCCAAAGTGAGGCGACTTTATGACATTGCAAATGTCTTGTCATCAATGAATCTCATTGAGAAGGTAAACTAAATGCTCCAGTGTTTCATGAACCATATCAATGCTCTGTAGATGTAAATTACCCTTACTTTATGTTTCTCTTGGTGACAGACTCACACCTTAGATTCTAGAAAACCAGCTTTCAAATGGTTAGGATACAATGGTGAGCCTACTTTCACTCTGAGCAGCGATTTGATGATGCAAGCCGAATCAAAGAAACGAGTTTTCGGAACTGATCTTTCAAACGTCAGCGTCAAGAGAAGCAAAACCCATGAGAGTGCTACAGAGAGGAGTCTGAAGATGAAACACCATGCTATAGCGGAGAGTTCTTATAACAGAATCTTTGACGCTCACGAATCAAGACATGGATCAAGAGGTTATGAGTTTGGTCCTTTTGCACCAGCCACTGGTACATATCCAACTGCTCCTCTGGAGGACAGCTCAAAGAGAGCTTTTGATGTGGAGAATCTGGTTTCCGATTACCGTCCCTCGTACCAAAACCAAGGTAGCATATTATTATTATTACTCGCATCAATTTGATATTTTGAAAAAATATTAAAACATATGAAATTAACTTTTTTGATGGACAAAATTTCAGTTTTGAAAGACCTCTTTGGACATTACATGGACGCGTGGAAGTCATGGTACAGCGAAGTCACCCAGAAGAATCCATCACAACACCATTAGATTTACAGCTACTCTTCTTCATCTTCTTTTACCTGTGAACCATTTTATTTTGGTCTATAACTTAAATGTTTGTCTACAAAATTCCCCTATTTTAATTTAATTTAGAAGAAATTACGTGTCCCATTTTCATTGGGACACTTGTTATTTTCTCTTTCTATTCCAATATAAGTGCTTACATCCTTTATACTCCGCTTCGAATTCAAAAACCCTAAATCCAAAGGTTCCAAGGTACGAGATCTCATATTTCTTTGCTTGCTGTTTACTCTATGAGGTGGCTGGTGTGTTTTAGGATTGCTATGCAACGGTGTTGGTCTTTGATGATTTTAGTTGGTTACATGTACAAAGATGTCGTCCCGGGAAGAGAATATCTACATGACATGGTTGAATTCTTGGACAAAGTTGCAAAGACCGTTGACACTGCCGAGCTTACTCCAGAAGAGAGGAACCTTTTGTCTATTGCCTACAAGAATTTGATTGCTGGTAGGAGGGTCTTCGTTGAAGCGCACCCGCTCTATTGAGAAGAAGGAAACAAAAAAGGGAAACACTAACAACGTCTCCCTTATCAAGGACCACAGAGTCAAGATTGAGAGTGAGATCACTGAGATTTGTGATCGGATTTTCAACCTTATCGACTCTCACCTCC
This sequence is a window from Brassica oleracea var. oleracea cultivar TO1000 chromosome C1, BOL, whole genome shotgun sequence. Protein-coding genes within it:
- the LOC106292676 gene encoding E2F transcription factor-like E2FE; amino-acid sequence: MSDLPPEKTNMELSSSSSMPGPSSSLHHSYSRKQKSLGLLCTNFLALYNRHGIETIGLDDASSKLGVERRRIYDIVNVLESVGVLTRRAKNQYTWKGFAAIPAALKELQEEGAKDTFHRFYINENVKGSDDEDDEEESSSQPLSSSQTDTSKPSLPDSSKIDNRREKSLGLLTQNFIKLFICSQATIISLDEAAKLLLGDAHNTSIMRTKVRRLYDIANVLSSMNLIEKTHTLDSRKPAFKWLGYNGEPTFTLSSDLMMQAESKKRVFGTDLSNVSVKRSKTHESATERSLKMKHHAIAESSYNRIFDAHESRHGSRGYEFGPFAPATGTYPTAPLEDSSKRAFDVENLVSDYRPSYQNQVLKDLFGHYMDAWKSWYSEVTQKNPSQHH